One genomic window of Candidatus Didemnitutus sp. includes the following:
- a CDS encoding response regulator transcription factor — protein MSAARRALLIDDEPLARLELRRLLAAHPSIEAVGEAGTINDARALLGRADYDLVFLDIQLRGGSGFDLLDSVKPNAQIVFVTAYDRFALRAFEVNALDYLLKPVTTARLKATLQRLGEARTLAVAPAPTAIAAPAATGQRLTMDDRVFVKTDGTTRFVPVASICAVRSAENYTELVLEGGQTLLVLRTLKSWEETLPEAQFVRIHRQVLVNLARVKKIERSGDDEVVFHLDVPVSPLTASRRALAELRNKFAAAGLEGLLP, from the coding sequence ATGAGCGCGGCGCGGCGGGCTTTGCTGATCGACGATGAGCCGCTGGCGCGGCTCGAACTGCGGCGTCTGCTCGCTGCGCATCCCTCGATCGAGGCGGTGGGCGAGGCGGGCACGATCAACGACGCGCGCGCGCTGCTCGGGCGCGCCGACTACGATCTGGTGTTCCTCGACATCCAGCTGCGCGGCGGCAGCGGCTTCGACTTGCTCGATAGCGTGAAGCCGAACGCGCAGATCGTCTTCGTGACCGCCTACGATCGGTTTGCCCTGCGGGCGTTCGAGGTGAACGCGCTGGATTACCTGCTGAAGCCGGTCACGACCGCGCGCTTGAAGGCGACGCTGCAACGGCTCGGCGAGGCGCGCACGCTGGCCGTGGCGCCGGCGCCGACGGCGATCGCCGCGCCGGCGGCGACGGGGCAACGGCTGACGATGGACGATCGCGTGTTCGTGAAGACCGACGGCACGACGCGGTTCGTGCCCGTGGCGTCGATCTGCGCGGTGCGCTCGGCGGAGAACTACACGGAGCTCGTGCTCGAGGGCGGGCAGACGCTGCTGGTGCTGCGCACGCTGAAGTCGTGGGAGGAGACTTTGCCGGAGGCGCAATTCGTGCGCATCCACCGGCAGGTGCTGGTGAATCTCGCGCGGGTGAAGAAGATCGAGCGCAGCGGCGACGACGAGGTGGTGTTTCACCTCGATGTGCCGGTGTCGCCGCTCACCGCGAGCCGGCGAGCGCTGGCGGAGTTGCGAAACAAATTCGCGGCGGCGGGCCTCGAGGGATTGTTGCCGTAG
- a CDS encoding response regulator — translation MTPTHRLLARQLRKHFGDTPPDDPRMEAFLRAIESTYEQSDADRHLLDHAMKLSSDELGAALESLRQQNACEHDIIVKLRAAIHALGDQDLPRDTATDDPLELAAVMQQLVAERNANKAALEAAKEAAESSSRAKSEFLAVMSHEIRTPLNAVIGFASLMADAPDADHREPIDIIRRSGEHLLALINDILDFSKIEAGHLELASAPFDLPQLCRDALDFVRPPAAAKHLTLVSDGIELLPARIVSDAGRLRQILTNLLSNAVKFTPAGRVTLRVAATPRDAGWLLRCEVIDTGIGIGAEHLPRLFRAFSQVDSSNVRQHGGTGLGLAISRRLAELMGGSLEVESTLGAGSRFTLALPVGRVTETAPAVPIPATTAAAGVLRILVVEDNENNRRLMRLGLEASGYAPHFAVDGRAALVALARPDDFDVVFMDLQMPDVDGFGVVAELRKTVPLSRPPYLIALTASVRPEDRDRVLAAGMHEFIAKPAPIAEIRAALVRARDWLAARAR, via the coding sequence ATGACGCCCACCCATCGCCTCCTCGCCCGCCAGCTGCGCAAGCATTTCGGCGACACTCCGCCGGACGACCCGCGGATGGAGGCGTTCCTGCGCGCCATCGAAAGCACCTACGAACAATCCGACGCCGACCGCCATCTGCTCGACCACGCGATGAAGCTCAGTTCCGACGAACTCGGCGCCGCGCTCGAATCCCTCCGCCAGCAAAACGCCTGCGAGCACGACATCATCGTCAAGCTGCGCGCCGCCATCCACGCCCTCGGCGACCAGGATCTCCCGCGCGACACCGCCACCGACGACCCGCTCGAACTCGCCGCGGTGATGCAGCAGCTCGTCGCCGAGCGCAACGCCAACAAGGCCGCGCTCGAAGCCGCCAAGGAAGCCGCCGAATCCTCCAGCCGCGCCAAGAGCGAGTTCCTCGCCGTGATGAGCCACGAGATACGCACGCCCCTCAACGCCGTCATCGGCTTCGCCTCCCTCATGGCCGACGCGCCCGACGCCGACCACCGCGAACCCATCGACATCATCCGCCGCAGTGGCGAGCACCTGCTCGCGCTCATCAACGACATCCTCGACTTCTCCAAGATCGAAGCCGGCCATCTCGAACTCGCGTCCGCGCCGTTCGATCTCCCGCAGCTCTGCCGCGATGCGCTCGACTTCGTGCGCCCGCCGGCCGCGGCCAAGCACCTCACGCTCGTCTCCGATGGCATCGAGCTGCTGCCCGCCCGCATCGTCAGCGACGCCGGGCGGCTCCGCCAGATCCTCACCAACCTCCTCAGCAACGCCGTCAAATTCACCCCCGCCGGCCGCGTCACGCTCCGCGTCGCCGCCACGCCGCGGGACGCCGGCTGGCTGCTCCGTTGCGAGGTCATCGACACCGGCATCGGCATCGGCGCCGAGCATTTGCCGCGCTTGTTCCGCGCCTTTTCCCAAGTCGACTCCTCCAACGTCCGCCAACACGGCGGCACCGGCCTCGGCCTCGCCATCAGTCGCCGCCTCGCCGAGCTCATGGGCGGCTCCCTCGAGGTGGAGAGCACGCTCGGCGCCGGTTCGCGCTTCACGCTCGCCCTGCCCGTCGGACGCGTGACGGAAACGGCGCCCGCCGTGCCCATCCCCGCCACAACCGCCGCCGCCGGCGTGCTGCGCATCCTCGTCGTCGAGGACAACGAGAACAACCGCCGGCTCATGCGCCTCGGCCTCGAAGCCTCCGGCTACGCGCCGCATTTCGCCGTCGACGGCCGCGCCGCCCTCGTCGCCCTGGCCCGGCCCGACGACTTCGATGTCGTTTTCATGGACCTGCAAATGCCCGACGTCGACGGCTTCGGCGTCGTGGCCGAGTTGCGCAAGACCGTCCCGCTGTCTCGGCCGCCGTATCTGATCGCGCTCACCGCCAGCGTGCGCCCCGAAGACCGCGACCGCGTGCTCGCCGCCGGCATGCACGAATTCATCGCCAAGCCCGCGCCCATCGCCGAAATCCGCGCCGCCCTCGTCCGCGCCCGCGACTGGCTCGCCGCGCGCGCTCGGTAG
- a CDS encoding FIST C-terminal domain-containing protein: MKVEQLLFAPTQEWRAHHGSLAGLAPQFVLVFGERALLTAANLAGLRARFPTARLVCCSTAGEILGTEVLVGTLTATAVAFERSEVRCLSTTIAQPADSRACGAHLGRELARPDLAHVFVLCDGAITNGSEFVAGLVAHLPSAVKVTGGLAGDGDRFEKTLVGLDELPTDGRIVALGFYGTRLRMHYGCEGGWSPFGPERIVTRSAGNQLFELDGHSALDLYKRYLGDLARGLPGTALRFPLSVHPIGAAAPVVRTILSIDETAPSMTFAGDIPLGARVRFMRASYEDLIDGAARAATAARGDGPELVLCVSCIGRRIVLGQRTEEETELVREAVGAGSVITGFYSYGELAPQGDGACQLHNQTMTITSLSEA; the protein is encoded by the coding sequence ATGAAAGTCGAACAGCTGCTTTTTGCCCCCACTCAGGAATGGCGCGCTCACCACGGTTCGCTCGCGGGGCTCGCGCCGCAGTTCGTCCTCGTGTTCGGCGAACGCGCCTTGCTCACCGCGGCGAATCTCGCCGGGCTGCGCGCGCGCTTCCCGACGGCGCGCCTCGTCTGCTGCTCCACCGCCGGCGAAATTCTCGGCACCGAGGTGCTCGTCGGCACGCTCACCGCCACCGCCGTCGCCTTCGAACGCAGCGAAGTCCGCTGCCTCTCCACCACCATCGCGCAACCCGCCGACAGCCGCGCGTGCGGCGCCCACCTCGGCCGCGAACTCGCCCGCCCGGACCTCGCCCACGTCTTCGTGCTTTGCGACGGCGCGATCACCAACGGCAGCGAATTCGTCGCCGGCCTCGTCGCGCATCTGCCCTCCGCCGTCAAAGTCACCGGCGGCCTCGCCGGCGACGGCGACCGATTCGAGAAAACGCTCGTCGGCCTCGACGAGCTTCCGACCGACGGCCGCATCGTCGCCCTCGGCTTCTACGGCACGCGGCTGCGCATGCACTACGGCTGCGAAGGCGGCTGGTCACCCTTCGGCCCCGAGCGCATCGTGACGCGCTCGGCCGGCAACCAGCTCTTCGAGCTCGACGGCCACTCCGCGCTCGACCTCTACAAGCGTTACCTCGGCGACCTGGCGCGCGGCTTGCCGGGCACCGCGCTCCGCTTCCCGCTCAGCGTCCATCCGATCGGCGCGGCCGCACCGGTCGTGCGCACCATCCTCTCGATCGACGAGACCGCGCCCAGCATGACGTTCGCCGGCGACATTCCCCTTGGCGCGCGCGTCCGCTTCATGCGCGCCTCCTACGAGGATCTCATCGACGGTGCCGCCCGCGCCGCCACCGCGGCGCGCGGCGATGGCCCCGAACTCGTGCTCTGCGTCAGTTGCATCGGCCGCCGCATCGTCCTCGGCCAGCGCACCGAGGAGGAAACCGAACTCGTCCGCGAGGCCGTCGGCGCCGGCTCCGTCATCACCGGTTTCTACTCCTATGGCGAACTCGCCCCGCAGGGCGACGGCGCGTGCCAGCTCCACAACCAGACGATGACCATCACCTCGCTGTCCGAAGCATGA
- a CDS encoding DUF2589 domain-containing protein has protein sequence MPVSGNEIASLDFANLIGGPLDAIIRAQAKSAIATTNFIKEVGCDRNGKVVNAEFAYTRRDDDGGTRRFSLTVPFLAMVPVPYLTVSDALVEFNAKITSTTESKSEENTATSGSFSASAKFWFASVSVSGKASTAKNTSRSDKEERTFDMKILVRAKNQDIPAGTERLLTILEQSLRESKGSLVVPITIVSKDAQNKAIVTLEMEDVQDLKNAIAKAGATALPLAKWPDPASTQTPKAEVTASIPSGATLTPDTQNATRRLSVTLDKEVPDSLVGTTVEVRYTT, from the coding sequence ATGCCCGTTTCCGGTAACGAGATCGCCAGTCTCGATTTTGCGAACCTCATCGGTGGCCCCCTCGACGCCATCATCCGCGCGCAGGCCAAGTCGGCCATCGCCACGACCAACTTCATCAAGGAGGTCGGCTGCGATCGCAACGGCAAGGTGGTGAACGCCGAGTTCGCCTATACGCGCCGCGACGACGACGGCGGCACGCGCCGCTTCAGCCTCACCGTGCCCTTCCTCGCGATGGTGCCCGTGCCTTACCTCACCGTCAGTGACGCCCTCGTGGAGTTCAACGCGAAGATCACCTCCACCACCGAGAGCAAGAGCGAGGAGAATACCGCCACCTCCGGCTCCTTCAGCGCCAGCGCGAAGTTCTGGTTCGCGTCGGTCAGCGTCTCCGGCAAGGCGTCCACCGCCAAGAACACCAGCCGCTCCGACAAGGAGGAACGGACCTTCGACATGAAGATCCTCGTGCGCGCGAAAAACCAGGACATCCCCGCCGGCACCGAGCGCCTCCTCACGATTCTCGAGCAGTCGCTGCGCGAGTCGAAAGGCAGCTTGGTCGTGCCGATCACGATCGTGAGCAAGGACGCCCAGAACAAAGCCATCGTCACGCTCGAGATGGAGGACGTGCAGGACCTGAAGAACGCGATCGCCAAGGCCGGCGCGACCGCGCTGCCCCTCGCGAAGTGGCCCGATCCGGCCTCGACGCAGACGCCCAAGGCCGAAGTGACGGCCAGCATCCCGTCCGGTGCCACGCTCACGCCCGACACGCAGAACGCCACGCGCCGGCTCAGCGTCACGCTCGACAAGGAGGTGCCCGACTCGCTCGTCGGCACCACCGTCGAGGTGCGCTACACGACGTGA
- a CDS encoding helix-turn-helix domain-containing protein, whose amino-acid sequence MSISPSESTDEIERWTELAHEARYSMSRLAQKLRMNTKQLRRLFRERFKCLPKDFFDSVRARQAAAASRAGFSAKEVADAFHYRDAAHLNHALKKHLGLTPAQLCPRRTRSPFATGADGPREAARRAGIFLQAKDTNLQGADIG is encoded by the coding sequence ATGAGCATTTCTCCCTCTGAATCGACCGACGAGATCGAGCGTTGGACCGAGCTGGCCCACGAGGCGCGGTATTCGATGAGCCGTCTGGCGCAGAAACTCCGGATGAACACGAAGCAGCTGCGGCGGCTGTTCCGCGAACGATTCAAGTGTCTGCCCAAGGATTTTTTCGACAGCGTGCGGGCGCGTCAGGCCGCTGCGGCGTCGCGTGCGGGATTTTCCGCCAAGGAGGTGGCGGACGCGTTTCACTACCGCGACGCGGCGCACCTCAACCACGCGTTGAAGAAGCACCTCGGCCTCACGCCCGCGCAATTGTGTCCGCGGCGGACGCGCTCGCCCTTCGCGACGGGAGCGGACGGGCCGCGCGAGGCCGCGCGGCGCGCGGGTATTTTTCTACAAGCGAAAGACACAAATCTACAAGGCGCGGACATTGGCTAA
- a CDS encoding DUF2589 domain-containing protein, with protein MPVSGREIASLDFSNLIGGPLDAIVRTQAKSAITTANFIKEVGFDKDGNLITVDFKYNKKNDAGKNQEFTLTVPFLTMLPVPYITIYEAVIDFNAKITSTTQTQLDTSSDYEGEMSASAKYWFFSVNVTGKTSSKKKTSYTDQEERSFDMHIRVEARNQDMPAGTDRLLTILEEAIGEKKGPKIVIAKVVSGGGSTTLKLDAPASDLEKIKANYGFSYSGAQYKLTPPTQAGGDFTVAPQAPAALTGQTIEIALPE; from the coding sequence ATGCCTGTCTCCGGAAGAGAAATCGCCAGCTTGGATTTCTCGAATCTGATCGGCGGTCCGCTCGATGCGATCGTCCGCACCCAAGCCAAGTCGGCCATTACCACCGCCAACTTCATCAAGGAAGTCGGCTTCGACAAGGACGGGAACCTCATCACCGTCGACTTCAAATACAACAAGAAGAACGACGCGGGCAAAAACCAGGAATTCACCCTCACGGTGCCGTTCCTGACGATGCTGCCCGTGCCCTACATCACGATCTACGAGGCGGTGATCGACTTCAACGCGAAGATCACCTCGACCACGCAGACGCAGCTCGACACCTCGTCGGACTACGAGGGCGAGATGAGCGCGAGCGCGAAGTATTGGTTCTTCTCCGTCAACGTGACGGGAAAAACCTCCTCGAAGAAAAAGACCTCCTACACGGACCAGGAAGAGCGGTCGTTCGACATGCACATCCGCGTCGAAGCCCGCAATCAGGACATGCCGGCCGGCACCGACCGCCTCCTGACGATCCTCGAGGAAGCCATCGGCGAAAAGAAAGGCCCGAAGATCGTCATCGCCAAGGTCGTCTCCGGCGGCGGCTCCACCACGTTGAAGCTCGATGCGCCCGCCAGCGACCTCGAGAAGATCAAGGCGAACTACGGCTTCAGCTACAGCGGCGCGCAATACAAGCTGACGCCCCCGACACAGGCCGGCGGCGACTTCACCGTCGCGCCCCAAGCCCCGGCCGCCCTCACCGGCCAGACCATCGAAATTGCCCTGCCGGAGTGA
- a CDS encoding DNA gyrase/topoisomerase IV subunit A: MSKKKPSKKPTDQPELPLDAAAPAPEPKAEPPASAETPATADTASAQPSALSSPPSAPADAPRRAKGEKVQDESAPLAKAYRNWFLDYASYVILDRAVPHIDDGLKPVQRRVLHTLWDMDDGRFHKVANVVGATMKLHPHGDASIGAALVGIAQRGWLIEPQGNFGNTMTGDEAAAPRYIEARLTPFAREVLFNPKTTTWQLSYDGRAKEPVTLPAKFPIALLEGADGIAVGLATKILPHNFNDLCRAAINHLQGKTFRILPDFPTGGTADFTEYNDGERGGKVKVRAKIEARSKYLLAVTELPFGVTTESLIESILSANAKGKIKIKHVDDNTADSVEILIHLPQGSEPEKVIQQLYVFTSCQVQLNPAACVIVRGENGEDKPQFLGVREILKRSAEATKELLKRELEIKLGELEQQWHWDSLERIFIENRIYHRIEKSKTWESVLEEIRTGLKPFVKTLRREVTDEDITRLTEIRIKRISAYNRFQADEAIKKIEDGIKETKANLKNLTGYSVAWFEMLQEKYGKGIKRRTSYDEIEQIDASAVVSANQRLYVNRDDGFIGLNWRQHEFVTECTILDSVLTIMGDASLKVTKVADKVFMGRDIRHISIWPKDGDQKFYTMVYRDGPDGKTFAKKFQIGGLSRDKLYPLAKSEGSKLVWLHVADKEKDMPKQIHVSLDGRSGARVRELDFDLTAIPVSTRTSKGLTITKWAVKEVKPNDLELK; this comes from the coding sequence ATGTCCAAGAAGAAACCGTCCAAGAAACCGACCGATCAGCCCGAACTCCCGCTGGACGCCGCCGCGCCCGCGCCGGAACCCAAAGCCGAGCCACCCGCTTCCGCCGAAACGCCTGCGACTGCCGACACCGCATCCGCCCAGCCCTCAGCTCTCAGCTCTCCGCCCTCCGCTCCCGCCGACGCCCCCCGTCGCGCCAAGGGCGAAAAGGTCCAGGACGAATCCGCGCCGCTCGCGAAAGCCTACCGCAACTGGTTTCTCGATTACGCCAGCTACGTCATCCTCGACCGCGCCGTTCCGCATATCGACGACGGCTTGAAGCCCGTCCAGCGCCGCGTGCTCCACACGCTCTGGGACATGGACGACGGCCGCTTCCACAAGGTCGCCAACGTCGTCGGCGCCACGATGAAGCTCCACCCGCACGGTGACGCCTCCATCGGCGCCGCGCTCGTCGGTATCGCGCAGCGCGGCTGGTTGATCGAGCCGCAGGGCAACTTCGGCAACACGATGACCGGCGACGAAGCCGCCGCCCCGCGTTACATCGAGGCGCGCCTCACGCCGTTCGCGCGCGAAGTGCTCTTCAACCCGAAGACCACCACCTGGCAGCTCAGCTACGACGGCCGCGCCAAGGAGCCCGTCACGCTCCCGGCGAAGTTCCCCATCGCGCTCCTCGAGGGCGCCGACGGCATCGCGGTCGGTCTCGCGACGAAGATACTCCCGCACAATTTCAACGACCTCTGCCGCGCCGCGATCAATCACCTCCAGGGAAAAACGTTCCGCATCCTCCCCGATTTTCCGACCGGCGGCACCGCCGACTTCACCGAATACAACGACGGCGAGCGCGGCGGCAAAGTGAAGGTCCGCGCCAAGATCGAAGCGCGCTCGAAATATCTCCTCGCGGTCACCGAGCTGCCCTTCGGCGTCACGACCGAGTCGCTCATCGAGTCGATCCTCTCGGCCAACGCCAAGGGCAAGATCAAGATCAAGCACGTCGACGACAACACCGCCGACTCCGTCGAAATCCTCATTCACCTCCCGCAAGGCTCCGAGCCCGAGAAGGTCATTCAGCAGCTCTACGTGTTCACCAGCTGCCAGGTGCAGCTCAATCCCGCCGCCTGCGTCATCGTCCGCGGCGAGAACGGCGAGGATAAACCCCAGTTCCTCGGCGTCCGCGAAATCCTCAAGCGCTCCGCCGAAGCCACCAAGGAGCTCCTGAAGCGCGAGCTCGAGATCAAGCTCGGCGAGCTCGAACAGCAATGGCACTGGGATTCCCTCGAACGCATCTTCATCGAGAACCGCATCTACCACCGCATCGAGAAATCGAAGACCTGGGAAAGCGTGCTCGAGGAAATCCGCACCGGCTTGAAGCCCTTCGTGAAGACGCTCCGCCGCGAAGTCACCGACGAGGACATCACGCGCCTGACCGAGATCCGCATCAAGCGCATCTCCGCCTACAACCGCTTCCAGGCCGACGAAGCCATCAAGAAGATCGAGGACGGCATCAAGGAGACCAAGGCCAACCTCAAGAACCTCACCGGCTACTCCGTCGCGTGGTTCGAGATGCTGCAGGAAAAATACGGCAAGGGCATCAAGCGCCGCACCAGCTACGACGAGATCGAGCAAATCGACGCCTCCGCCGTCGTCTCCGCCAACCAGCGCCTCTACGTCAACCGCGACGACGGCTTCATCGGCCTCAACTGGCGCCAGCACGAATTCGTCACCGAGTGCACGATCCTCGACAGCGTGCTCACGATCATGGGCGATGCGTCGCTCAAGGTCACCAAGGTCGCCGACAAGGTTTTCATGGGCCGCGACATCCGGCACATCTCGATCTGGCCGAAGGACGGCGACCAGAAGTTCTACACCATGGTCTACCGCGACGGCCCCGATGGGAAAACGTTCGCGAAGAAATTCCAGATCGGCGGCCTCAGCCGCGACAAGCTCTACCCGCTCGCCAAGAGCGAAGGCTCGAAACTCGTCTGGCTCCACGTCGCCGACAAGGAGAAGGACATGCCGAAGCAGATCCACGTGAGCCTCGACGGCCGCAGTGGCGCGCGCGTGCGCGAGCTCGACTTCGACCTGACCGCGATCCCTGTCTCCACCCGCACTTCCAAGGGCCTGACGATCACCAAGTGGGCCGTGAAAGAAGTGAAGCCGAACGATCTGGAGCTGAAGTAG
- a CDS encoding histidine kinase translates to MRPSHALAFLLAFMAAGAVAGRAAPAGETGVPLVRNFPPRVNGGLNQVWGGVCAPDGTMLFGNFDSVLEYDGQTWRQIAVPNSAHVRGVGVDAQGTVWVAGVNELGRIDRGPDGRRVFTSLRALVPKEAGDLGTLWQVHVTPQGVWFQGNTALLRWREGKFDFWPTGERSIVLSFWLGDHLLVALTRGWFKPIEGGKWEELGDPADRLGNYFPHFAVPHPRGGWLMGLEGEHGVVAGLGRWDGKKLTLEPHPLDEFFKAKRLYGGVRLPDGRYVLTTLGGGAVVLDRELNFVALLDENSGLETSSTISATPDQHDGLWIGTEWGVARAQLHPAYTWFGPANGVRRHSSPTLARWRGRLLMSGPDGLHRLEPPGVAPGPARFERWSAIQDKIWQMTPAGDTLLVASLGGLWEIDAQGAPKKISGVTNQFAVTVTHASPDVAYSASLRGTFRWRRVAGEWKESGQVKEARGSSIVEDRDGSVWLGTDNQGVWHLAFPAEPGGAAQAQVFGRDAGLPAGKISVQEVAGAPLFVTAQGLFRFDAATKGFRPEPAFGRQFADGTMAVRALVEGRRGEVWILAAKAGLRNPSEALQLGYVRDGVWIQVPLPEMERVSGNSALFLDEEEGRDALWVMGPSALLRIDLKLWRANAPAALGATLLREIALNDGRHATLADGKPVEIGPGRTTVRFSFGAPGLAGESGALYETRLKGFGDSVPELDSRGDRSFANLPPGAYVFEARGRSSDGRWAEPATVPFVVRAPWWQTLWAVAAYLVAGSLALFVYIRWRIRRLLRERTRLEDVIAQRTAELARQNAELERLHRLDQDEKLAARLAEEKAQLELLRYQLNPHFLYNSLNSIRALVYANAEAAGEMVTRLSEFCRWTLTRGGDGMTTVAEEVEMLHAYLDIERARWQEGLRTSVYVAPEARAVPVPQFLFLPLIENAIKYGGRTSPSVLEVAVTLKVEGEILVCEIANTGAWVGEKFTAPAELNGDSTHIGLENLRRRLSRYYGPACRPHIVTEEGWVRVRLRLPLRPRAGSNPPV, encoded by the coding sequence GTGCGCCCCTCCCACGCTCTCGCCTTTCTGCTCGCATTCATGGCTGCGGGGGCGGTGGCGGGGCGCGCGGCGCCAGCCGGCGAAACCGGCGTGCCGCTGGTGCGGAATTTCCCGCCGCGCGTGAACGGCGGGTTGAATCAGGTGTGGGGCGGCGTGTGTGCACCGGACGGGACGATGCTGTTCGGCAACTTCGACAGCGTGCTCGAATACGACGGCCAGACGTGGCGGCAGATCGCGGTGCCGAACAGCGCGCATGTGCGCGGCGTGGGCGTCGACGCGCAGGGGACGGTGTGGGTCGCGGGCGTGAACGAGCTGGGGCGCATCGACCGCGGGCCCGACGGCCGGCGCGTGTTCACGTCGTTGCGTGCGCTCGTGCCGAAGGAGGCCGGCGACCTCGGCACGCTCTGGCAGGTGCATGTGACGCCGCAAGGCGTGTGGTTCCAGGGCAACACGGCGCTGTTGCGGTGGCGCGAGGGGAAATTCGATTTCTGGCCGACGGGCGAACGCAGCATCGTGCTGTCGTTTTGGCTCGGCGATCACCTGCTGGTGGCGCTGACGCGCGGTTGGTTCAAACCGATCGAGGGCGGCAAATGGGAGGAGCTCGGCGATCCGGCGGACCGGCTCGGCAACTATTTCCCGCATTTCGCGGTGCCGCATCCGCGCGGCGGCTGGCTGATGGGACTCGAGGGTGAGCACGGCGTCGTGGCCGGTCTCGGGCGTTGGGACGGGAAAAAACTCACGCTCGAACCGCATCCGCTCGACGAGTTCTTCAAGGCCAAGCGGCTTTACGGCGGCGTGCGTCTGCCGGATGGGCGCTATGTGCTGACGACGCTGGGCGGCGGCGCGGTGGTGCTCGACCGCGAACTGAATTTCGTCGCGCTTCTGGATGAGAACAGCGGTCTGGAAACGAGCAGCACGATCAGCGCGACGCCCGATCAGCACGATGGACTGTGGATCGGGACCGAGTGGGGCGTGGCCCGCGCGCAACTGCATCCTGCCTACACATGGTTCGGTCCGGCCAACGGCGTGCGGCGGCACTCCTCGCCGACGCTCGCGCGCTGGCGAGGGCGGTTGTTGATGAGCGGACCGGATGGATTGCACCGGCTGGAACCGCCGGGCGTCGCGCCGGGTCCGGCCCGCTTCGAGCGCTGGTCGGCGATCCAGGACAAGATCTGGCAGATGACGCCGGCGGGAGACACGCTGCTCGTGGCCTCGCTCGGCGGTTTGTGGGAAATCGACGCGCAAGGCGCGCCGAAAAAAATCTCCGGGGTCACGAATCAGTTCGCCGTCACCGTCACGCACGCGTCGCCGGACGTGGCCTACAGCGCCTCGCTGCGCGGGACGTTCCGCTGGCGGCGCGTCGCCGGCGAGTGGAAGGAGTCCGGGCAAGTGAAGGAAGCGCGGGGCAGCTCGATCGTCGAGGACCGCGACGGCAGCGTGTGGCTCGGCACCGACAACCAGGGCGTGTGGCATCTTGCGTTTCCCGCGGAGCCGGGCGGGGCGGCGCAGGCGCAGGTTTTCGGTCGGGATGCCGGACTGCCGGCCGGAAAAATTTCGGTGCAGGAAGTGGCCGGCGCGCCGCTGTTCGTCACGGCGCAGGGGCTTTTCCGCTTCGACGCGGCCACGAAGGGCTTCCGGCCCGAGCCGGCGTTCGGGCGGCAATTCGCCGACGGCACGATGGCGGTGCGCGCGCTCGTGGAGGGGCGGCGCGGCGAGGTGTGGATCCTCGCGGCGAAGGCCGGGCTGCGCAATCCCAGCGAGGCGTTGCAGCTCGGCTACGTGCGCGACGGCGTGTGGATTCAGGTGCCGTTGCCCGAGATGGAGCGCGTTTCCGGCAATTCGGCGCTGTTTCTCGACGAGGAAGAGGGACGCGATGCGTTGTGGGTGATGGGCCCGTCGGCCTTGTTGCGCATCGATCTGAAACTGTGGCGGGCGAACGCGCCGGCCGCGCTGGGCGCGACGTTGTTGCGCGAAATCGCGCTGAACGACGGGCGGCACGCGACGCTGGCGGACGGGAAACCGGTGGAGATCGGCCCGGGGCGCACGACGGTGCGCTTCAGCTTCGGCGCGCCCGGCCTTGCGGGCGAAAGCGGCGCGCTCTACGAGACGCGGTTGAAGGGCTTCGGCGACAGCGTGCCGGAGCTCGATTCGCGCGGCGACCGGTCGTTCGCGAACCTGCCGCCGGGCGCTTACGTGTTCGAGGCGCGCGGGCGATCGAGCGATGGCCGCTGGGCCGAGCCGGCGACGGTGCCGTTCGTGGTGCGCGCGCCGTGGTGGCAGACGTTGTGGGCGGTGGCGGCGTATCTCGTGGCGGGTTCGCTGGCGCTGTTCGTCTACATCCGCTGGCGCATCCGGCGGCTGCTCCGCGAGCGCACGCGGCTGGAGGACGTGATCGCGCAGCGCACGGCGGAGTTGGCGCGCCAGAACGCGGAGCTCGAGCGGCTGCACCGGCTCGATCAGGACGAGAAACTCGCCGCGCGCCTCGCCGAGGAGAAGGCGCAGCTGGAGTTGCTGCGCTACCAGCTCAATCCGCATTTCCTCTACAACTCGCTCAATTCGATCCGCGCGCTGGTCTACGCGAACGCGGAGGCGGCGGGCGAGATGGTGACGCGGCTCTCGGAGTTCTGTCGCTGGACGCTGACGCGCGGCGGCGACGGCATGACGACGGTGGCGGAGGAGGTGGAAATGCTGCACGCCTACCTCGATATCGAGCGAGCGCGCTGGCAGGAGGGATTGCGCACGAGTGTCTACGTGGCCCCCGAAGCGCGCGCGGTGCCGGTGCCGCAGTTCCTGTTTTTGCCGTTGATCGAGAACGCGATCAAATACGGCGGCCGCACGAGTCCGAGCGTCCTCGAGGTGGCGGTCACGCTGAAGGTCGAAGGCGAGATTCTCGTCTGCGAAATCGCGAACACCGGCGCGTGGGTGGGCGAGAAATTCACCGCGCCCGCCGAGCTGAACGGCGATTCGACGCACATCGGGCTCGAGAACCTGCGCCGGCGACTCTCGCGTTACTACGGGCCCGCGTGCCGTCCACATATCGTGACCGAGGAAGGCTGGGTGCGCGTGCGGTTGCGGCTGCCGTTGCGGCCGCGCGCCGGCTCGAATCCGCCGGTGTGA